The following is a genomic window from Paraburkholderia flagellata.
TGGCACGGCCGGATACACGGCCATGCTTGCGGTGTTGGCGCTGGAACATGGCGGCCTGTCGCCACAACGCGGCGATGTTCTCGTGACAGGCGCCAACGGAGGGGTCGGCTCGATCGCAATTGCCGTTCTGTCTGGCCTCGGCTATCGCGTCGTCGCATCAACCGGACGCCCCGCAGAAGCCGACTATCTGTATAGCCTCGGCGCGGCGGAAGTGATCGACCGGCAAGCGCTCTCGGAGCCCGGTGCGCCGCTCGCCCCGGAACGTTGGGCGGGTGCGGTGGACTCCGTGGGACATCACACGCTGGCAAACGTGTTGGCCCAGACACAGTACCGCGGCGTTGTCGCCGCCTGCGGCCTCGCACAGGGCTCAGGCCTCCCCGGTTCGGTCATGCCCTTCATTCGCCGTAACGTGACCCTCGCGGGCATCGATTCCGTCAATGCTCCGCGGTCAGTGCGCATCGAAGCCTGGGCGCGGCTCGCGCGCGATCTCGACTTAAGCAAACTCGGCCGCGCGGCGAAGGTAGTCGGACTCGCTGACGTTCCCGCTGTCGCGGGCCAGATACTGGAAGGCAAGATTCAGGGTCGCACTGTCGTAGATGTCAATGCGTAGCCGCTTTTGCCCCGGCAACACCCCCTGAATTCTGGAGTTCATCATGGCTGCTGTTCCTTCCACGCCCCACAAGCGCGAAGCGTCGTCGCTCGATGCCCGGGCGCTGTTCGCAGCATTCGCCGGCCTCTGCGGCAGTCTGGTCGCCGTTGGTCTTGCACGCTTTGCCTATACGCCGCTCATTCCCTCGATGATCCAGGCGCACTGGTTCAGTTCCTCGCAGACTGTCGCGCTCGGAGCGGCAAATTTCGCCGGCTACCTGATCGGTGCGATGGCGGGACGGCCGCTCGCTGCGAAGCTGTCGAACCTGTCCGCCTTGCGGTTCCTGATGGTCGCAGTGACGATCGCTTTCTTCGCGTGTGCGTGGCCCGTTTCTGTGCCGTGGTTCTTCTTCTGGCGTCTGCTGTCGGGCTTTTCCGGTGGCGCGATCATGGTGCTCGTCGCGACATCGATCCTTCCGCACATTCCTGCGCCGCGCCGGGGCTTCGCGAGCGGGATGATCTTTCTCGGGCTGGGCCTCGGAGTTGCGGCATCGGGCACCTTGATCCCTCAACTCCTGGCGACCGGGCTGCGCGACACTTGGCTCGGCCTCGGTGTGCTTTCGCTCTCGCTCACTGCCTTGAGCTGGTTCGGGTGGCCGGCGACGAATCCACCCGCTGCGCAGGCCGCGTCAACACACAAGATTGAGCACGGCAGCCTCGCACTGCGTGTCCTGTACGCACAATACGCTGCAAACGCACTCGGCCTCGTACCTGTGATTGTGCTGCTCGTGGACTATATTGCGCGCGGCCTCGGCCGCGGCGCAGCAATGGGCGCAGACTACTGGGTGCTATACGGTCTCGCCGCCATCGCGGGGCCCATCATCTGCAGCAACCTGGGCGGCCGCTTCGGCTTTCGGACGGCCTGGCGCGCCGGGCTTGTACTACAGGCCATCGCGATCGTGGTACTCGCGAAGACGGGGAATCCCTATGTTCTCGCCGGCGCCACAGTGATCCTCGGCGTGTTCACGCCTGGAATCGTGCCAATCGTTCTTGGACGTATCAACGAGTTGGTACCTGACGACTTCCTCGCACAGCGCGCAGCGTGGAGCCGTGCGACCACGGCTTTTGCGCTCTTTCAGGCACTCGGCGGCTATGGCTATTCGTATCTGTTTTCTCGCCTTCACGACGACTACGCGCTCGTGTTCCTGTGCGGCGCAGGCGCACTGGCGCTAGCCTTCTTCGCAGACGTCTTGATGCGCGCGCCGCGCACGGAGCTGTCTGGACGATAGCCCGCTGCGCGCCAACTAGATCAAACAGATCTGGCCTTCGCGGCCCGATATGTCTCATGCCTTTTCTCGCGCTCTTTTGCGAATGTCGCACTTAAGGTTGCATCGAGGTCGCGGCGCTCCACATACTCGCCGCACGACGGACAGATGTAGTCGAGGCCGACCTCGTGCCCGCACACACGATGCGTAAACCGCACGGCGACTTCCTCGCCTTTGCTTTTGCACCAGGTTTCGCCCCACGTGCGAAGCGCCTGGATCACCGGGTAGTAAGCCCGACCTTTCTCTGTGAGACGGTACTCGTAGCGCAGCGGCCTTTCCTGATACGCGTGTCGCTCGACCATTCCGTCCGCTTCAAGCGACTTCAGGCGAGTCGCCAGCATCTGGGGCGTCGCCTCCGTCTGAATCTGGATTTCCTCAAATCGGGTCGCGCCCATGTACAGTTCGCGCAGCACGAGCGTCGTCCATTTGTCACCGACAACTTCGGTCGATCGCGCCACCGGGCACACCGTGGTCACTCCCTTCTCTCTGCGTTTCATTTCGCCTCCATCGTAACTACGGTTTTCATAGTATCACGGATTCTGTGTCGGCGCTGACGGAGGAAACTGGGACGAAAAATGCTTCCGATACCCTCGAGTTCTCTATGGAATTCATGTTTAATTTTACACTATGATTTTCATATATATAATGTCTTTACAAGGCATGGGAGTCCTCGACATCGCACGGAAGCTCCGCGCAACAGGGTGTCGGTTGTGCCGTGCCCCAACCCGAATCGCTTTCCGGAGAGCAACATGTCAGACCCCGTCTATCACGCCGAACACACCGGTCTTTTGCTGGTCGACCCGTACAACGACTTCCTGTCGCAGGGCGGCAAGATTTTTCCGATGATTGAAGCAGTCGCCAACGACGTTCGGCTCCTCGACAATTTGCGCGCAGCGGTGGGTGCCGCTCGCAAAGCTGGCATCCAGGTGTTCTATGTGCCGCATCGGCGCTGGCAGCCTGGCGATTACGAAGACTGGGATCATCCGAACCCAACGCAACGGGCCGTGCAAAAGCGCCAGTCTTTCGCAAAGGGGACGTGGGGCGGCGAATGGCACCCCGATTTTGTTCCGCAGGAAAACGACATCATCATCCACGAGCATTGGGCGCAAAGCGGTTTCGCCAACACGGACCTCGATTTCCAGCTCAAGCAGCACAAAATTTCACACGTCATTGTCGTTGGCCTGCTCGCAAACACCTGCATCGAATCCACCGCTCGATTCGCGATGGAACTCGGCTATCACGTGACGCTCGTACGCGACGCGACCGCCGCCTTCTCTCCGGAAATGATGCGAGCCGCCCACGAACTGAACGGCCCCACATTCGCCCACTCGATCGTCACGACGGCCGAATTGCTCACAGCAGTCCCGGCATAAGCGCCGGCCGACGATGACGGTCTCAAACGATCAATCCATTAGCAAATAGCCCTAAAGGACACGCACATGATTACCATCTGGGGACGTGCCAATTCGGTCAACGTCCAGAAGGTCCTGTGGCTTTGTGAGGAAATCTCCCTTCCCTACAACCGGATAGACGCCGGTCTGCAGTTCGGACACAACACCGAATCCGAATTCCTCGCGATGAATCCCATGGGCAAGGTCCCAACGCTCGTCGACGTTGATTTCGTACTTTGGGAATCGAACTCGATCCTGCGCTATCTCGTGATGCAGTACGGAGGACCCAGCGCACTTTATCCCGCCGATGCAAAGGCGCGGGCCAGCATCGACCGCTGGCTCGACTGGTCGCTCTCGACTTTGCAACCGGCCGAGCGGCCCGTATTCTGGGGAATCATCCGCACGCCCGAGGCCGAGCGCGACATCACCAAAATTGCCACTGACGTTGCGAAGGTCACGGAAGTCTGGAAAGTGCTCGACGCACAGCTGAAAGGTCGCAGTTTCATCGAAGGCGAGTCGTTCACCATTGCGGATATCGTGCTCGGCGCATTCGCGAGACGATGGTTTGGAATGCCGGGCATTGAACGTACCCGAATGCCCAATCTCGAACGTTGGTACACGCTGCTTGCTACGCGTTCGGGTTTCAACAAGCATGTTGATGTCGAACTGAGTTGAATCCGTGAAGACCGAACCGATCACGCTATATGCCTGGAACACGCCGAATGGCCGCAAGGTCAGCGTGGCGCTAGAGGAAATGGCGCTGCCGTACATCGTTCAGCCCGTGAATATCGCGAACCGCGAGCAGTTCGAGCCGGCGTTTCTCTCGATCAGCCCGAACAACAAGATTCCGGCCATCGTCGATCCAGATGGCCCCGATGGTCAGCCCATCAGCGTGTTCGAGTCGGGCGCGATCCTTCTCTATCTTGGCGAAAAGACTGGCCGTTTTCTCCCACGTGGTCTACGCGAGCGGGTCCCCGTGATCGAATGGCTGATGTGGCAGATGGGCGGGTTCGGGCCTATGCCCGGGCAGGTGCATCATTTCGCCGCCCTCGCTTCAGAAGACGATAAGCGCTACGGTCTCAAGCGCTTCTCGGACGAAACGCGCCGGCTTTATTCGGTGCTGAACAAAAGGCTCGCCGACCATGAGTACGTGGCCGGCGAGCTTTCGATCGCAGACTTTGCCATCGTTGGCTGGGCGTGGCGACA
Proteins encoded in this region:
- the acuI gene encoding acrylyl-CoA reductase (NADPH), translated to MTFKALLATKPRDAISTRIVNMREQDLMPGDVTVAVEYSTVNFKDALAITGRAEIIREFPLVAGIDLAGTVEASTYPGISAGDRVVLNGWDLSQNHHGGFAQKARVKGEWLVKLPEVFSTRDAMAIGTAGYTAMLAVLALEHGGLSPQRGDVLVTGANGGVGSIAIAVLSGLGYRVVASTGRPAEADYLYSLGAAEVIDRQALSEPGAPLAPERWAGAVDSVGHHTLANVLAQTQYRGVVAACGLAQGSGLPGSVMPFIRRNVTLAGIDSVNAPRSVRIEAWARLARDLDLSKLGRAAKVVGLADVPAVAGQILEGKIQGRTVVDVNA
- a CDS encoding YbfB/YjiJ family MFS transporter; this translates as MAAVPSTPHKREASSLDARALFAAFAGLCGSLVAVGLARFAYTPLIPSMIQAHWFSSSQTVALGAANFAGYLIGAMAGRPLAAKLSNLSALRFLMVAVTIAFFACAWPVSVPWFFFWRLLSGFSGGAIMVLVATSILPHIPAPRRGFASGMIFLGLGLGVAASGTLIPQLLATGLRDTWLGLGVLSLSLTALSWFGWPATNPPAAQAASTHKIEHGSLALRVLYAQYAANALGLVPVIVLLVDYIARGLGRGAAMGADYWVLYGLAAIAGPIICSNLGGRFGFRTAWRAGLVLQAIAIVVLAKTGNPYVLAGATVILGVFTPGIVPIVLGRINELVPDDFLAQRAAWSRATTAFALFQALGGYGYSYLFSRLHDDYALVFLCGAGALALAFFADVLMRAPRTELSGR
- a CDS encoding winged helix-turn-helix transcriptional regulator, with amino-acid sequence MKRREKGVTTVCPVARSTEVVGDKWTTLVLRELYMGATRFEEIQIQTEATPQMLATRLKSLEADGMVERHAYQERPLRYEYRLTEKGRAYYPVIQALRTWGETWCKSKGEEVAVRFTHRVCGHEVGLDYICPSCGEYVERRDLDATLSATFAKEREKRHETYRAAKARSV
- a CDS encoding isochorismatase family cysteine hydrolase translates to MSDPVYHAEHTGLLLVDPYNDFLSQGGKIFPMIEAVANDVRLLDNLRAAVGAARKAGIQVFYVPHRRWQPGDYEDWDHPNPTQRAVQKRQSFAKGTWGGEWHPDFVPQENDIIIHEHWAQSGFANTDLDFQLKQHKISHVIVVGLLANTCIESTARFAMELGYHVTLVRDATAAFSPEMMRAAHELNGPTFAHSIVTTAELLTAVPA
- a CDS encoding glutathione S-transferase family protein is translated as MITIWGRANSVNVQKVLWLCEEISLPYNRIDAGLQFGHNTESEFLAMNPMGKVPTLVDVDFVLWESNSILRYLVMQYGGPSALYPADAKARASIDRWLDWSLSTLQPAERPVFWGIIRTPEAERDITKIATDVAKVTEVWKVLDAQLKGRSFIEGESFTIADIVLGAFARRWFGMPGIERTRMPNLERWYTLLATRSGFNKHVDVELS
- a CDS encoding glutathione S-transferase family protein, encoding MKTEPITLYAWNTPNGRKVSVALEEMALPYIVQPVNIANREQFEPAFLSISPNNKIPAIVDPDGPDGQPISVFESGAILLYLGEKTGRFLPRGLRERVPVIEWLMWQMGGFGPMPGQVHHFAALASEDDKRYGLKRFSDETRRLYSVLNKRLADHEYVAGELSIADFAIVGWAWRHERHKVDLADYRNVKRWYDAMFERPAVRRGFEVKLDQK